In one Leishmania major strain Friedlin complete genome, chromosome 21 genomic region, the following are encoded:
- a CDS encoding choline dehydrogenase, like protein: MRRGVKCLAGAAADVGSLKFDVIVVGGGASGSLIAGRLAMENLKTLVIEEGADIRKYPEWYHTLPASTIAHRLAQRGFEAKDTLTTPQQHPDGVTKAPVWIPTPRVLGGHGVMGSRTWNLGDERDWEGSPWSFREELLPRVRTFENMEVFVPHRGKRGKFLICRPLNFSPYFKAFCEAASQDVPLMSELTRKEFQIGCGCGRPDTFVDQSLGVANTTLQRYLLGTIKLNRPVRVECGTKVVGIRGSGGNASTAAGVSLRRADGQLVDVESTLVVVSAGSIGSARLLTASRGSVDVDASVGQHFWDIPQVVLQYHVKNRDSHNCYLDPLVCKVLRVDLWYGRPQLSLRSSWDDLIMYWSSTGTSTPDVEIQFQPFTLANDGTQPMPREHGCQFVVRPLRPRSRGKVNANGSIDPNYFSDAGDLAALQKGVAYVKDCLVKKTPFVPIIGALAHELFESSGINGGSCADAVDPQNCRLKGVSNVYVCDHSILPSPLTGSTLPYTLALADRFVDTLLKRRGLTHKVEEDPAAQVTRIVY; the protein is encoded by the coding sequence ATGCGTCGCGGCGTCAAGTGCCTcgccggtgcggctgcggacGTGGGCTCACTGAAGTTCGACGTCATCgtcgttggcggcggcgccagcggctcCCTTATTGCCGGTCGACTGGCCATGGAGAACCTTAAGACGCTCGTCATCGAGGAAGGTGCCGATATCCGCAAGTACCCGGAGTGGTACCACACGCTGCCCGCTAGCACCATCGCCCATCGCCTGGCTCAGCGCGGCTTCGAGGCCAAGGACACTctgacgacgccgcagcagcatccgGACGGGGTGACGAAGGCACCGGTGTGGATTCCGACGCCGCGGGTGCTGGGAGGACACGGTGTAATGGGCAGTCGCACGTGGAACCTCGGCGATGAGCGTGACTGGGAGGGGAGCCCGTGGAGCTTCCGCGAAGAGCTGCTGCCTCGCGTACGCACCTTTGAAAACATGGAGGTGTTTGTGCCGCACCGCGGCAAGCGAGGGAAGTTCCTCATTTGCCGCCCGCTGAACTTCTCACCGTACTTTAAGGCGTTTTGCGAGGCAGCATCGCAAGACGTGCCGCTCATGAGCGAGTTGACGCGCAAGGAGTTCCAGatcggctgcggctgcgggaGGCCCGACACGTTCGTAGACCAGTCGCTTGGTGTCGCCAACACCACCCTGCAGCGGTACCTGCTCGGCACCATCAAGCTGAACCGCCCTGTTCGCGTGGAGTGCGGCACCAAGGTGGTCGGtatccgcggcagcggcggcaacgcgagcaccgctgccggcgtgtCGTTGCGGCGTGCAGATGGCCAGTTAGTGGATGTGGAGAGCactctggtggtggtgagtgCGGGTagcatcggcagcgcgcggctgctgacggcgtcgcgcggcagcgtcgacgtGGACGCTTCAGTTGGGCAGCACTTCTGGGACATACCGCAGGTAGTGCTGCAGTACCACGTGAAGAACCGTGACAGCCACAACTGCTATCTTGACCCGCTTGTGTGCAAGGTGCTGAGGGTGGATCTGTGGTACGGGCGACCACAGCTTAGCCTCCGCTCCAGCTGGGATGACCTCATCATGTACTGGTCCTCCACCGGGACCTCGACACCAGATGTTGAGATCCAGTTTCAGCCGTTCACGCTGGCGAACGACGGCACGCAGCCGATGCCGAGAGAGCACGGCTGCCAGTTCGTCGTGCGCCCCCTGCGGCCGCGCAGTCGCGGGAAGGTGAACGCGAACGGTAGCATCGACCCCAACTACTTCAGCGATGCCGGCGACCTCGCCGCCCTGCAGAAGGGCGTCGCGTATGTGAAGGACTGCCTCGTGAAGAAGACGCCTTTTGTACCTATTATCGGCGCCCTCGCTCACGAGCTGTTTGAGTCCTCCGGCATCAACGGCGGGAGCTGTGCCGACGCCGTCGACCCGCAGAACTGCCGCCTCAAGGGCGTGAGcaacgtgtacgtgtgcgaTCATAGCATCCTGCCGAGCCCGCTAACCGGCAGTACACTCCCTTACACGTTGGCGCTGGCGGACCGGTTTGTGGACACGCTGCTCAAGAGGCGCGGTTTGACGCACAAGGTGGAAGAAGACCCCGCTGCACAGGTAACGCGCATCGTCTATTAG
- a CDS encoding putative serine/threonine-protein kinase gives MEKYTQLKVLGKGSFGSAWLIQRNADRAQFVAKEVRLGGLKPAERESAQKEIDMLRTLNHPNITRYVDHFEHKGSLFIVMEYANGGDLYMRIKQQQGQLFSEKGILQCFSQICLALSYMHERRILHRDLKTQNVFLTKDGVVKVGDFGISTVLRNTYELKHTICGTPYYFSPELCLNKPYNNKSDVWALGCILYEMTTLNHAFDGSNMKALVQKILKGVYPPIHPMYSSNLSRLISSMLQIDPHKRPNVSQVLNLSFIREALAGLREEVQVARADRRSVVSVEERAHLQEAAALRKEEYRRRELESAATLAKAQQQQQAILMQQQLEGEERRRNLVEQQRRLQRQQEMVLQERKRALDERVREQRKLQGQKSKADAKANRHREKQWDDNMKEQAIEEQHRREAQEHHPRSDCQGPPQLQQERLQQQQEQSAAEAYREMRRQAAANKQRCYRESVFPGGAPWSQQRQQDEPSAVPPGQPPPPRTPPSSSHYCSRKMTPEELEDARSQAFWQMRREAMDNRKKMLGHDVTDTGESWAPTSVEAVPGASPAPSNGKSATLASVPAPPQMSTLPPPSSTAAAETKPTTKSMSRKDKSTPESTGAQLPASSPAPAVLLPSGAAAATAAVVPQGVDNGMTPDGEEGLHNFLNGEAAATSPTEAEDRRRDDDYNALDTVIGETLKADRKKSFKDDFDDAAFGEATDSSRLVLDGKTFHLPNVSATDPLMHRIESLRIFLEKEMGDDDLIKCYRAMNNISASDDEVMHQLQSALPPSKQRFIPLVAHLVVCEDAFNRQGASSSASAIGL, from the coding sequence ATGGAGAAGTACACGCAGCTGAAGGTGCTCGGCAAGGGCAGCTTTGGTTCCGCCTGGCTCATTCAGCGCAATGCAGATCGCGCGCAGTTTGTGGCGAAAGAGGTTCGGCTTGGTGGCTTGAAGCCGGCGGAGCGAGAGAGTGCGCAGAAGGAGATCGAcatgctgcgcacgctgAACCACCCAAACATCACCCGCTACGTGGACCACTTTGAGCACAAGGGTTCGCTTTTCATTGTCATGGAGTACGCCAACGGCGGTGACCTGTACATGAGAatcaagcagcagcagggtCAGCTCTTCTCGGAGAAGGGGATTCTACAATGCTTTTCGCAGATCTGCCTGGCACTGTCGTACATGCACGAACGCCGCATCCTCCACCGCGACCTCAAGACGCAAAACGTGTTCTTGACCAAGGACGGCGTCGTGAAGGTCGGTGATTTTGGCATCAGCACGGTGTTGCGCAACACGTACGAGTTGAAGCACACGATCTGCGGCACCCCCTACTATTTCTCGCCGGAGCTGTGCCTCAACAAACCCTACAACAACAAGAGCGATGTGTGGGCACTCGGGTGCATCCTGTACGAGATGACCACCCTGAACCACGCCTTCGACGGCAGCAACATGAAGGCGCTGGTGCAGAAGATTCTCAAGGGCGTGTACCCGCCGATCCATCCCATGTACTCGAGCAACCTGTCGCGACTCATCTCTTCCATGCTGCAGATCGACCCTCACAAGCGGCCGAACGTGTCGCAGGTGCTGAATCTCAGCTTCATTCGCGAGGCTCTGGCGGGGCTACGGGAGGAGGTGCAAGTCGCACGCGCAGACCGCCGCTCCGTCGTGTCGGTGGAGGAGCGGGCGCACCTGCAGGAGGCCGCAGCCCTGCGCAAGGAAGAGTACCGCCGAAGGGAACTGGAAAGTGCGGCAACTCTGGccaaggcgcagcagcagcagcaggccatcctcatgcagcagcagctggagggggaggagcggcggcgcaatttagtggagcagcagcggcgactccagcggcagcaggagaTGGTCTTGCAGGAGCGCAAGCGTGCCCTGGACGAGCGAGTACGGGAGCAGCGCAAGCTGCAAGGGCAAAAATCCAAGGCGGACGCCAAGGCGAATCGCCATCGTGAGAAGCAGTGGGACGACAACATGAAGGAGCAGGCGatcgaggagcagcaccgccgcgaggCTCAGGAGCACCACCCTCGCTCTGACTGCCAAGGCCCCCCGCAGCTGCAACAGGAGCGGCTACAGCAACAGCAGGAGCAgtccgccgcggaggcgtaCCGGGAGATGCGACGACAGGCAGCAGCAAACAAGCAGCGCTGCTACCGAGAGTCTGTGTTTCCAGGCGGAGCGCCTTggtcgcagcagcgacagcaagaCGAGCCCTCAGCAGTGCCGCCCGgccagccgccaccgccgcgcacccctccctcgAGCAGCCATTACTGCTCGCGCAAGATGACGCcagaggagctggaggatgCACGGTCACAGGCGTTTTGGCAGATGCGGCGCGAGGCAATGGATAACCGAAAAAAGATGCTGGGCCACGACGTCACAGATACCGGCGAGTCATGGGCACCGACGTCGGTGGAGGCCGTGCCTGGCGCCTCGCCGGCTCCTTCGAATGGCAAGAGCGCAACGCTCGCTTCAGTccctgcaccgccgcagatGAGTACGCTGCCTCCACCGTcatcaacagcagcggcggagacGAAGCCGACAACGAAATCGATGTCGCGCAAGGATAAGAGCACACCAGAGAGCACGGGCGCACAGctgccggcgtcgtcgccggcacctgcagtgctgctgccttcgggcgctgctgctgccaccgctgccgtcgtgcCGCAGGGGGTGGATAACGGCATGACGCCagatggagaggaggggctgcACAACTTCTTGAAcggtgaggcggcggccacgtcgccgacagaggcggaggaccGTCGGCGAGACGACGACTACAACGCGCTGGATACGGTCATTGGCGAGACGTTAAAGGCGGACCGCAAAAAGAGCTTCAAGGACGACTTTGACGACGCCGCCTTCGGCGAGGCGACAGACTCCAGCAGGCTGGTGCTGGATGGCAAGACGTTCCACCTGCCAAATGTGAGCGCCACCGACCCGCTCATGCACCGCATCGAGTCCCTGCGCATATTCCTCGAGAAGGAGATGGGCGACGATGACCTCATCAAATGCTACCGAGCCATGAACAACATCTCTGCCAGCGATGATGAGGTAatgcaccagctgcagagtgcgctgccaccgtcgaAGCAGCGCTTCATCCCGCTAGTCGCGCATCTCGTCGTGTGCGAAGACGCCTTCAACCGCCaaggcgcctcctcctccgcctctgcaaTCGGCCTTTGA